The DNA segment CCGGGAGCCTCGCAATGCGCGGCAAGCTCAAGCTCGTCGCCATCCTCGAGGAAAGCGCGGGTCTCGCCGCTGGCAAGGCTGATCGGCGCCTTGCCGCCGCGGCTGATCTCCAGCAGTGAACCCAAGCCATTGTCGTCCGCTGTCGACAGCGTACCCGTCCCGATCAGGTCGCCGGGTTGGAGGTTGCAGCCATTGGATGCGTGGTGAGTGACGATCTGCGCCGCCGACCAGTACATCGCTGCGGCCGCCTCGCCTTGGCTCAGCCGATGCGGCTTCAGCCCCGCCTCGCGCATCTTTGCGGTCGACAGGGTAACGTCCAGCTTGATTGCCAGTCCGCCGTTCGCTTGGTCGGCGTCGTCGGCCAGGTAGGGGAGCGGGGCCGGGTCGCCCTCGGGCCGCGCCGGCATCGGCTTGCGGAACGGGGCCAGTGCCTCGGGGGTGACGACCCAAGGTGAGATGCTGGTCAGGAAATTCTTGGCAAGAAACGGGCCCAGCGGCTGATATTCCCAGGCCTGAAGGTCGCGCGCCGACCAGTCGTTGAGGAGGCAATAGCCGGCGATATGGTCGGCCGCCTCTCCGATCAGGATGGTTTGGCCCAGCCGATTGCCGCGGCCGATGAAGATGCCAAGCTCCAGTTCATAATCGAGGCGGCGCGAGGGACCATATGCGGGCGTGTCCGCTTCCGGCGGCTTGCGCTGCCCGCTGGGCCGGACCACCGCTTCCCCCGACGGACGGACTGAACTGGCCCGGCCGTGATAGCCGATCGGCACATATTTATAATTGGGAAGCAAGGGATTGTCGGGCCGGAATTGCCGCCCGACGTTGGTGGCATGATGGATGCCGACGTAAAAGTCGGTGTAGTCGCCGATCGCGCAGGGCAGGTGCATGGTCGCTTCCCGCTGCGCCACTAGATGCGGTTCAATTTCGGCGCGGCGGCTCTCATCGCAAAGCATTGCCGACAGCATCCGGCGCAGAGCGCGGGAATCCGCGGCGCCCCGCCCGAACCAGTCATTGAGGGCTGAGCCGGACAGCGCGCCGCTCCAGGAGGGGTCGAGCAGGCCGGCTTTCGCCGCGCCGCGCAGGTCGAGGATCATCTCGCCGATCGCGACCCCGATCCGGGGGTCTTCGCCGGCCGCCGAAAAAACGCCCAGCGGAAGGTTTTGGACCGGAAAGTCGGGATGGCCGTTGGCGCTATCGATCCAGCTGGTGCGGGCCGGGTCGTGGGTTTCATCGATCATGGTCATTGGGGAAGCTGCGCTTTCGGGAAATCGGCCCAGGCCAGGTCATAGTCGCTTTGCGCATGCTGGAGCGCAAAGGCTGTCGGGCGGTAAGGCCAGCAGCTTTCGACCATGAAGGCCATCGTGCCCTCGATCTTGACCGGCCGGAGCTCGGCTTCGCTGGCTTTGCGCCAGCTGTCGACGTCGGGTCCGTGCCCGCTCATCAGGTTATGCAGGGAAAGTCCGCCGGGGCGGAAGCCTTCGGCCTTGGCATCATAATCGCCATGGATCAGCCCCATTGCCTCGCTCATCACGTTGCGGTGGAACCAGGGCGGGCGAAACGTATCTTCCCCGACCATCCAGCGCGGCGGGAAGATGACGAAATCGGCATTGGCGCGGCCCGGGGTATCCGACGGGCTGGTCAGCACGGTGAAGATCGACGGGTCGGGATGGTCGAAGCTGACCGTGCCGATGGTGTTAAACCGGGCCAGCTCATAGCGGAAGGGCGCGAGATTGCCGTGCCAGGCGACGACGTCGAGCGGGCTGTGGTCGAGCGTCGTCGTCCACAAGGACCCGAGATATTTCTGAATGACTTCGCAGGGGCGGTCGACATTTTCAAAGGCCGCGACGGGCGACTGGAAGTCGCGCGGGTTGGCAAGACCGTTGGATCCGATCGGCCCGAGGTCCGGCAGGCGGAACATCGCGCCATGGTTCTCGGCGACATAGCCGCGCGCTTCGCCCTCGATATCGACGCGGAACCGAATGCCGCGCGGAATCAGCGCGATCCAGCCCGGCGCGACTTCCATCCGGCCCATCTCGGTGAAAAGGTGCAACGTGCCCGACTGGGGAATGAGCAGCAGCTCTCCGTCGGCATTGACGAACAGGCGATCGGTCATCGACCGGGTCGCCCGATAGAGGTGGATCGCAACGCCCTCCAGGCTGGCCGGATCGCGGTTGGCCATCATCGTTACCAGCCCGTCGATAAAGTCGGCGTCGTCGGCGAGGCTGGCCGGAGGATCCCACCGAAGCCGGTTGGGCGCCAGCGGCGCGTCGCTGGTGCCGGGCGCGAACAGGCTGGCGCCTTGGTAAGGAGTGAAGGGGCGATGATCCGCGGTCGGGCGCATCCGGTACAGCCAGCTGCGGCGGTTTTCATGACGGGGCGCGGTAAAGGCGCTTCCCGAGACTTGTTCGGCATAAAGGCCGAATGCGGGACGCTGCGGGCTGTTCCGGCCCTTGGGCAAGGCGCCTGCGACCGCCTCTGTTTCGAAGTGACCGCCGAAACCGGTCAGATAGGGTAGCTGGTTGGCCACGAGACGCGAAAACCCCCTCGACTGGATCAATCGAGGGGGTCGTTACGCGTGTCTGCCACGCCGGTCAAAGCGCGACCGTCAGTTGACGTTGACCTCGATCTTGTCCGGGATGCTGATCTCGGTCTTCTCGGCCCCGAAGCCGAGCTGGTCGCGGAAAAGGAACAGCAGGACCAGGACGACGATCACCAGCAGCACTATTGCCAGCACGCCGCCACCACCGCCACCGCCATCGGTTTCAACGATGGTCGTGCGCTCCACCGTATCGCGTTCGTCAACCATATGATCACTCCCTGTTTACTTCGTTGGCGAAACGAACGGTTGACTGGACTGCGGGTTCCGCAATTTTCCTCGACTGCCGCGCTGGCCAATTTTGTCCAGTTCGGCCATGACCCGAACATGGCCCGTAGCAAGTCCCGGCCCGTTGGCCGCCCGCCCTTCTTTCGCCCCACGCGCCGCGGACTGCGCAGGACTCTTTGGCTGGTGCCGTTGCTGCTCATGGCAGGAGCCCTGCTCGACCCCGCGCTGGTTGCCCCGGTCGGACCGCTGGCGGCCCAGCCCGAGCGGATCGAAACGCAATTCAGCGTCTGTGGTCCGGGGCGCGGTCCGGCCTGCGTAATCGATGGCGACACGATCAAATTTGGCCAGCGCAAGGTTCGTATCACTGGGATCGACGCACCGGAACTGGCGAATCCGCGTTGCCCGGAGGAAGCGGCACTGGCGCGCAAGTCGGCGGCGAGGCTTCGGGACCTGCTCAACCAGGGTTCGTTCGAAATGGTCGGCCACCGACTGCACGGCCAGGACGGCTACGGCCGCGACCTGAGGGTGCTTCGGCGCGGCGATGTGTCGATCGGCGGCCAGCTGATCGACGAGGGGTTGGCACATCGGTATATC comes from the Sphingomonas xanthus genome and includes:
- the fahA gene encoding fumarylacetoacetase encodes the protein MTMIDETHDPARTSWIDSANGHPDFPVQNLPLGVFSAAGEDPRIGVAIGEMILDLRGAAKAGLLDPSWSGALSGSALNDWFGRGAADSRALRRMLSAMLCDESRRAEIEPHLVAQREATMHLPCAIGDYTDFYVGIHHATNVGRQFRPDNPLLPNYKYVPIGYHGRASSVRPSGEAVVRPSGQRKPPEADTPAYGPSRRLDYELELGIFIGRGNRLGQTILIGEAADHIAGYCLLNDWSARDLQAWEYQPLGPFLAKNFLTSISPWVVTPEALAPFRKPMPARPEGDPAPLPYLADDADQANGGLAIKLDVTLSTAKMREAGLKPHRLSQGEAAAAMYWSAAQIVTHHASNGCNLQPGDLIGTGTLSTADDNGLGSLLEISRGGKAPISLASGETRAFLEDGDELELAAHCEAPGAVRIGFGTCVGRVLPAQP
- the hmgA gene encoding homogentisate 1,2-dioxygenase, with amino-acid sequence MANQLPYLTGFGGHFETEAVAGALPKGRNSPQRPAFGLYAEQVSGSAFTAPRHENRRSWLYRMRPTADHRPFTPYQGASLFAPGTSDAPLAPNRLRWDPPASLADDADFIDGLVTMMANRDPASLEGVAIHLYRATRSMTDRLFVNADGELLLIPQSGTLHLFTEMGRMEVAPGWIALIPRGIRFRVDIEGEARGYVAENHGAMFRLPDLGPIGSNGLANPRDFQSPVAAFENVDRPCEVIQKYLGSLWTTTLDHSPLDVVAWHGNLAPFRYELARFNTIGTVSFDHPDPSIFTVLTSPSDTPGRANADFVIFPPRWMVGEDTFRPPWFHRNVMSEAMGLIHGDYDAKAEGFRPGGLSLHNLMSGHGPDVDSWRKASEAELRPVKIEGTMAFMVESCWPYRPTAFALQHAQSDYDLAWADFPKAQLPQ
- a CDS encoding thermonuclease family protein, with the protein product MTGLRVPQFSSTAALANFVQFGHDPNMARSKSRPVGRPPFFRPTRRGLRRTLWLVPLLLMAGALLDPALVAPVGPLAAQPERIETQFSVCGPGRGPACVIDGDTIKFGQRKVRITGIDAPELANPRCPEEAALARKSAARLRDLLNQGSFEMVGHRLHGQDGYGRDLRVLRRGDVSIGGQLIDEGLAHRYIGSKRSWC